In Alkalihalobacillus sp. FSL W8-0930, a single window of DNA contains:
- a CDS encoding (Fe-S)-binding protein has product MNVSLFITCLADVFYPNVGKDVVEVLERQGCTVDFPGNQTCCGQPAFNSGYHKETKEVAKKMIRAFEHSEYVVAPSGSCAAMLHEYPHLFKEDSAVWLKRAEELAAKTYEFTQFLVDVLGVESLGATCDAKATYHSSCHMTRLLGVKEAPAKLLKQVDGLDYTELPGKETCCGFGGTFSVKMKPISEQMVDEKIAHIEETGSDVLIGADCGCLMNIGGRLERLGKPVQVKHIAEILNQQKV; this is encoded by the coding sequence ATGAACGTATCATTATTTATTACATGTTTGGCAGATGTATTTTACCCAAATGTCGGAAAAGACGTGGTTGAGGTATTGGAACGACAAGGATGCACCGTTGATTTTCCCGGAAATCAAACCTGTTGCGGGCAGCCTGCGTTTAACAGCGGCTACCACAAAGAAACAAAGGAAGTCGCAAAAAAAATGATTCGTGCGTTCGAACACTCTGAGTATGTGGTAGCACCTTCAGGATCGTGTGCTGCGATGCTCCATGAGTACCCGCACCTTTTTAAAGAAGACTCCGCCGTTTGGTTAAAACGTGCCGAAGAGCTTGCAGCTAAAACGTATGAATTCACTCAATTTCTAGTAGATGTGCTCGGTGTTGAAAGTCTTGGTGCAACGTGTGACGCTAAGGCTACGTATCACTCTTCTTGTCACATGACAAGGTTACTGGGAGTGAAAGAAGCACCAGCCAAACTACTAAAACAGGTTGATGGTTTGGATTATACAGAGCTCCCTGGTAAAGAAACCTGTTGTGGCTTTGGTGGAACATTCTCCGTGAAAATGAAACCGATTTCAGAACAAATGGTAGATGAAAAGATTGCCCACATTGAAGAAACGGGTTCAGATGTGTTAATTGGGGCAGATTGTGGATGCCTGATGAATATTGGAGGGCGCCTTGAGCGACTTGGCAAGCCTGTTCAGGTTAAGCATATTGCTGAGATATTAAATCAACAAAAGGTGTAA
- a CDS encoding lactate utilization protein C, with protein MTTKETNQETFLNEIAKNLGRPRKKEVVRPTWKKRPQWEVLKSASQDELVSKLKDRCLAIHTQVEEATLDTLASTLDKVLNDYEASSIISWQDPRFAEYGLDSFFEQHREKGHNVREWDSSDEKGNITFAEHADVGITFSDMTLAESGTVTLLHDSGKGRSVSFLPKSFIAIIPKSTLVPRISQATRMLHQKVEAGEDIPSCVNFVSGPSNSADIEMNLVVGVHGPVRACYILVDDQ; from the coding sequence ATGACAACTAAAGAAACAAACCAAGAGACCTTTTTAAATGAAATCGCTAAAAATCTCGGTCGTCCTAGAAAAAAAGAAGTCGTTCGTCCAACATGGAAAAAGCGTCCTCAATGGGAAGTATTAAAAAGTGCGAGCCAAGACGAGCTCGTATCCAAGCTTAAAGACAGATGTCTTGCCATCCACACTCAAGTGGAGGAAGCTACTCTTGATACGCTTGCAAGTACACTTGATAAGGTCCTGAATGATTACGAGGCTTCTTCTATTATAAGCTGGCAGGATCCTCGCTTTGCCGAGTATGGACTTGATTCGTTTTTTGAACAGCATAGAGAAAAGGGACACAATGTTCGTGAGTGGGACTCAAGTGATGAAAAAGGAAACATAACCTTCGCAGAACATGCGGATGTAGGCATTACGTTTTCCGATATGACACTTGCAGAGTCTGGAACCGTCACGTTGCTCCACGATTCGGGCAAAGGCCGATCTGTGAGCTTTCTTCCAAAATCGTTTATTGCCATCATTCCTAAAAGCACGCTTGTACCACGCATTAGCCAAGCAACCCGGATGCTTCATCAAAAGGTGGAAGCGGGAGAAGACATTCCTTCCTGTGTGAACTTTGTATCTGGACCCAGCAATAGTGCCGACATTGAAATGAATTTAGTGGTTGGAGTGCACGGACCCGTTCGCGCTTGCTATATCCTAGTTGATGACCAATAA
- a CDS encoding LutB/LldF family L-lactate oxidation iron-sulfur protein translates to MPMKIGDKPFFDRVNKGLDDSFMRGSVVSAQERLKNAKTKSSDQLGNWEDWREQAEEIRQHTLENLDYYLEQLATNVKKSGGHIFFAQTAQEANDYIKEVAANKEAKKIIKSKSMVTEEIGMNQALESIGCEVIESDLGEYILQLDDHDPPSHIVAPALHKNRDQIRETFDVKRQYRGTSSPEELALFAREQLRQEFLTADLGITGCNFAVAESGSIALVTNEGNAHLTADLPNTQIAVMGMERIVPTWEELDVMVTMLCRSAVGQNLTSYVTGLTGPRREGETDGPEEFHLVVVDNGRSSILGTEFQSVLQCIRCAACINVCPIYRHIGGHSYGSIYPGPIGAVLSPLLGGYDDHKELPFASSLCAACTDACPVKIPLHSLLIEHRRKIVEDEKLSTWGEKLAMKGFGMAMSNSNLLRTGTKLAPKLMKPLVKDGKIVRGPGPMKPWTDIRDFPTPASESFRSWFKKEKGGASHDN, encoded by the coding sequence ATGCCAATGAAAATTGGAGATAAACCATTTTTTGATCGAGTGAATAAAGGACTTGATGATTCATTTATGAGAGGATCTGTTGTTTCGGCACAGGAGCGCCTAAAAAATGCAAAAACAAAATCCTCAGATCAACTAGGCAACTGGGAGGATTGGCGTGAGCAAGCAGAAGAAATTCGTCAGCATACACTTGAAAACCTAGATTACTATTTAGAACAGCTTGCTACCAATGTAAAAAAAAGCGGCGGACATATTTTCTTTGCGCAAACTGCTCAAGAAGCCAATGACTATATAAAAGAGGTGGCCGCGAACAAAGAAGCTAAAAAGATCATTAAGTCTAAATCAATGGTAACCGAGGAAATTGGAATGAACCAAGCACTCGAGTCCATAGGATGTGAGGTCATTGAGTCTGATCTAGGAGAGTACATTCTTCAGCTCGATGATCATGATCCGCCGTCTCATATCGTGGCGCCTGCCCTTCACAAAAATCGGGATCAAATTAGAGAAACCTTTGATGTGAAACGCCAATATAGAGGGACCTCATCACCTGAAGAATTAGCACTGTTCGCAAGAGAACAGCTACGACAGGAATTTCTAACAGCTGATCTTGGAATTACTGGCTGTAATTTTGCAGTGGCCGAGTCAGGTTCCATTGCTCTAGTCACAAATGAAGGAAATGCTCACTTAACAGCAGATTTGCCAAACACTCAGATTGCCGTGATGGGAATGGAGCGGATTGTTCCAACATGGGAAGAGCTTGATGTGATGGTAACGATGCTATGCCGCAGTGCAGTTGGACAAAATCTGACGAGCTATGTAACCGGTCTGACTGGCCCTAGGCGAGAAGGCGAAACGGACGGTCCAGAAGAATTTCATTTAGTGGTGGTCGACAATGGCCGTTCTTCTATTCTAGGTACTGAATTTCAATCCGTCTTACAATGTATTCGTTGTGCTGCCTGTATTAACGTATGCCCGATTTATCGGCATATTGGAGGTCACTCCTACGGATCCATTTATCCAGGTCCAATCGGTGCAGTGCTCTCTCCATTACTTGGTGGGTACGATGATCATAAGGAGCTCCCTTTTGCTTCAAGCCTTTGCGCCGCCTGCACAGATGCATGTCCGGTGAAGATTCCGCTCCATTCTCTTTTAATAGAACATCGTCGCAAAATAGTCGAGGACGAGAAATTGAGTACGTGGGGTGAAAAGCTTGCAATGAAAGGCTTTGGCATGGCGATGAGTAACTCTAATCTGTTACGTACGGGTACAAAGCTTGCTCCAAAGCTAATGAAGCCACTCGTGAAAGACGGGAAGATTGTTCGCGGTCCTGGCCCTATGAAGCCATGGACTGACATCCGTGACTTCCCTACACCTGCTAGCGAATCATTCCGAAGCTGGTTTAAGAAAGAAAAAGGAGGTGCCTCACATGACAACTAA